A region of Anolis sagrei isolate rAnoSag1 chromosome 2, rAnoSag1.mat, whole genome shotgun sequence DNA encodes the following proteins:
- the INPP1 gene encoding inositol polyphosphate 1-phosphatase translates to MAALLRSLLAASEKAAHIAQLCRQEEALFSLLIEEKRGAEKNKKFLQDFKTLADVLIQEVIKHDVGKEFPELEDHILGEESNKFENGLGETVVVQVCSTEQDTAALLQKILDRNQTAADLLAAAIHQEVVLSDPAVDEVTVAIPTENLAVWIDPIDSTNQYIRGRGHVMPVDGIYPSGLRSALVLIGVYDRHSGEPVLGIINEPFFQEDPQTHRWQSKYHWGISYKGTNLSSLSQPVLRPTPRVVLSSNEKPALQKALAPLYGEQLYFASGAGYKMLCVALGLADAYVLSEGSTFKWDSCGPHAILRALGGGMVDLLLSLQAWQDGQRSQLPGLTYNKPVEGSVGAERWANQGGLVAYISQEHLEAVMATLVAAKDTF, encoded by the exons ATGGCTGCTCTCCTGAGGAGCCTGCTTGCTGCATCAGAGAAGGCAGCCCACATTGCCCAGCTCTGTCGGCAGGAGGAGGCCCTCTTCAGCTTGCTCATTGAGGAGAAGCGAGGGGCAGAAAAGAACAAGAAGTTCCTGCAGGACTTCAAGACGCTGGCAGATGTGTTGATCCAAGAGGTCATCAAACATGATGTGGGAAAGGAG TTTCCAGAACTGGAAGATCATATTCTTGGTGAAGAGTCCAACAAATTTGAAAATGGCCTTG GGGAGACTGTGGTGGTCCAGGTTTGCTCCACTGAACAAGACACGGCTGCCTTGCTGCAAAAAATCCTGGATCGGAACCAGACAGCTGCTGACCTGTTAGCTGCGGCTATTCATCAAGAGGTGGTGCTTTCAGACCCAGCTGTGGATGAGGTGACTGTGGCAATCCCCACAGAAAACCTGGCAGTGTGGATTGACCCCATCG attCTACCAATCAGTACATCCGTGGGCGGGGCCATGTGATGCCCGTGGATGGCATCTATCCATCTGGGCTTCGCTCAGCATTGGTGCTTATTGGGGTGTACGATCGTCACTCAGGGGAACCTGTCCTAGGTATCATCAATGAGCCCTTCTTCCAGGAAGACCCTCAAACACACAG GTGGCAGAGCAAATATCACTGGGGCATCTCCTACAAAGGCACCAACCTGAGCTCGCTCAGCCAGCCCGTGCTGCGGCCTACCCCACGTGTGGTGCTAAGCAGCAATGAGAAACCAGCCCTGCAAAAGGCTCTGGCCCCTCTCTATGGGGAGCAGCTCTACTTTGCCTCTGGGGCAGGGTACAAGATGCTGTGTGTGGCCCTGGGCCTTGCAGATGCCTACGTGCTCTCGGAGGGGAGCACCTTCAAATGGGACTCCTGTGGCCCTCATGCGATCTTGCGGGCCCTGGGAGGGGGCATGGTGGATCTTTTGCTGTCATTGCAGGCATGGCAGGATGGGCAACGCAGTCAGCTCCCCGGACtgacctacaacaagccagtggaGGGCTCTGTGGGTGCCGAGCGCTGGGCCAACCAAGGAGGTCTGGTGGCCTACATCTCGCAAGAGCACCTGGAGGCTGTGATGGCCACTTTGGTGGCAGCCAAGGATACCTTCTGA